From Motilibacter aurantiacus, one genomic window encodes:
- a CDS encoding class I SAM-dependent methyltransferase, whose amino-acid sequence MSTVPAQTRAEGPAAAMLRRWDDQQAAYISRREERFAIMLDVVEATVPADGLVLDLACGPGSISARVARRFPRMRCLGVDYDPALLTLARAWAGEEGHDDRVRFADADLVDPSWLSVLQGEAPHAVLSSTALHWLPGAVLARLYSDLGGILEQESVFLNADHLRAPTGRELFTALAAADDERTQATAHARGVDTWDDWFRGLADDPEYATALAERESRFADRPRNPDLSLGFHVEALRVAGFREAGPVWQHFDDYVVLARR is encoded by the coding sequence GTGAGCACCGTCCCCGCGCAGACCCGCGCCGAAGGCCCGGCCGCAGCGATGCTGCGCCGCTGGGACGACCAGCAGGCGGCGTACATCTCCCGGCGCGAGGAACGCTTCGCGATCATGCTCGACGTGGTCGAGGCCACCGTGCCCGCCGACGGGCTCGTCCTCGACCTGGCCTGCGGGCCGGGCTCGATCAGCGCAAGGGTCGCCCGGCGGTTCCCCCGCATGCGGTGCCTCGGCGTCGACTACGACCCGGCGCTGCTCACCCTCGCCCGCGCCTGGGCGGGGGAGGAGGGGCACGACGACCGGGTGCGCTTCGCGGACGCCGACCTCGTGGACCCCTCGTGGCTGTCGGTCCTGCAGGGCGAGGCGCCGCACGCCGTCCTCAGCTCCACCGCGCTGCACTGGCTCCCCGGTGCCGTGCTGGCGCGCCTCTACTCCGACCTCGGCGGAATCCTAGAGCAGGAATCGGTATTCCTGAACGCAGACCATCTGCGGGCACCCACGGGGCGGGAGCTGTTCACTGCTCTGGCGGCGGCCGACGACGAGCGGACCCAGGCGACGGCGCACGCCCGCGGTGTCGACACCTGGGACGACTGGTTCCGGGGGCTGGCCGATGACCCCGAGTACGCCACCGCGCTGGCCGAGCGGGAGAGCCGGTTCGCGGACCGTCCGCGCAACCCCGACCTCAGCCTGGGCTTCCACGTGGAGGCCCTGCGCGTCGCAGGGTTCCGCGAGGCCGGGCCGGTGTGGCAGCACTTCGATGACTACGTCGTCCTCGCTCGCCGCTGA
- a CDS encoding ABC transporter substrate-binding protein, which yields MKTVATAGMAVVAAALLLAACGGSDEAAPVGSSASTPTAAAGHPVTLADDCGHDVVVDRAPQRAVALEQGATEMLLSLGLADRMAGTSYLTDPVLPALQAEYEQVPVLAAQYPAPEALRAQEPDFLYSMLPSAFTADVAGTREELAGLGVPAYVSRMNCEDPKQSAPFSFDGLFAEMRDLAAAFDVRDRGEQLVREQQEKLDGAEQVAARVEGEPTVVWFYSTYNGTPIVAGPGGVPDAIGDLLGARNAFDDLGGTWAEASWEEIADRDPDVIVLADLSRGKPGDSAADKRRLLAEDPVASQLTAVRQDRLVALPGSALDASVRSADAVAQLASAIADMGFGGTQ from the coding sequence ATGAAAACCGTTGCCACGGCAGGGATGGCCGTCGTCGCGGCCGCCCTGCTGCTCGCGGCCTGCGGTGGGAGCGACGAGGCGGCCCCCGTCGGCTCCTCCGCGTCGACGCCCACCGCAGCCGCGGGCCACCCCGTCACGCTCGCCGACGACTGCGGCCATGACGTGGTCGTCGACCGCGCCCCGCAGCGCGCGGTCGCGCTGGAGCAGGGCGCGACCGAGATGCTCCTCAGCCTGGGCCTGGCCGACCGGATGGCCGGGACGAGCTACCTCACCGACCCCGTCCTTCCCGCGCTGCAGGCCGAGTACGAGCAGGTGCCCGTGCTCGCGGCGCAGTACCCGGCGCCCGAGGCCTTGCGTGCCCAGGAACCGGACTTCCTGTACTCGATGCTCCCGTCCGCCTTCACCGCCGACGTCGCCGGCACCCGCGAAGAGCTCGCCGGGCTCGGCGTCCCGGCCTACGTCTCCCGGATGAACTGCGAGGACCCGAAGCAGAGTGCGCCCTTCAGCTTCGACGGCCTCTTCGCCGAGATGCGCGACCTCGCCGCCGCCTTCGACGTGCGCGACCGTGGCGAGCAGCTCGTCCGCGAGCAGCAGGAGAAGCTCGACGGGGCCGAGCAGGTAGCTGCCCGGGTCGAGGGCGAGCCGACCGTCGTCTGGTTCTACTCCACCTACAACGGCACCCCGATCGTGGCGGGGCCGGGCGGCGTGCCGGACGCGATCGGCGACCTGCTCGGCGCCCGCAACGCGTTCGACGACCTGGGCGGCACCTGGGCCGAGGCCTCGTGGGAGGAGATCGCCGACCGCGACCCCGACGTGATCGTGCTCGCGGACCTGTCGCGGGGCAAGCCCGGTGACAGCGCGGCCGACAAGCGGCGGCTGCTGGCCGAGGACCCGGTGGCGTCGCAGCTGACCGCGGTGCGGCAGGACCGGCTCGTCGCCCTGCCCGGCTCGGCCCTCGACGCCTCGGTGCGCAGCGCCGACGCCGTCGCACAGCTCGCATCCGCTATCGCAGACATGGGCTTTGGAGGTACGCAGTGA
- a CDS encoding TlpA family protein disulfide reductase has product MSRTRGLWGLAVVALVLVVGFVLPLPGLPGGSDGSDGSDEEAVGVAVTGPPVAEPSFDAPEPAPTLPPGERIAPPFAGLDLAGTSVNVASRWMQRPMVISFVTSWCVQCQERQDALSELARAYEGKIDFVGVATQDSREALAEYAARHRVDYPIVLDEPGEVWRSYAIREPPALVVVGRGGTLLRGWPGGKEATELTAELKKLELVP; this is encoded by the coding sequence GTGAGTCGTACGCGTGGGCTCTGGGGCCTTGCCGTGGTGGCCCTCGTGCTCGTCGTCGGCTTCGTCCTCCCGCTGCCGGGGCTGCCGGGCGGCTCCGACGGCTCCGACGGCTCCGACGAGGAGGCTGTCGGCGTGGCGGTCACCGGGCCGCCGGTGGCCGAGCCCTCCTTCGACGCGCCCGAGCCGGCGCCCACGCTGCCGCCCGGCGAGCGCATCGCGCCTCCCTTCGCCGGGCTGGACCTCGCCGGAACGTCGGTCAACGTGGCCTCCCGGTGGATGCAGCGGCCGATGGTCATCTCCTTCGTCACCTCCTGGTGCGTCCAGTGCCAGGAGCGGCAGGACGCGTTGAGCGAGCTCGCCCGCGCGTACGAGGGGAAGATCGACTTCGTCGGGGTGGCGACCCAGGACTCGCGCGAGGCGCTCGCGGAGTACGCGGCCCGGCACCGGGTCGACTACCCCATCGTCCTCGACGAGCCGGGCGAGGTCTGGCGCTCCTACGCCATCCGTGAGCCACCAGCCCTGGTGGTGGTCGGCCGTGGCGGCACGCTGCTGCGCGGCTGGCCCGGCGGCAAGGAGGCCACCGAGCTCACCGCGGAGCTGAAGAAGCTCGAGCTCGTGCCGTAG
- a CDS encoding M6 family metalloprotease domain-containing protein, translated as MPSRRAPRGLRSMRSVRVVAVAAAAVAAGALALPGQSATAASGVVGPIDPQNWVNPDAMTWADYKPVPDTDWANKLTGDVRTFKGAVVLVDYPDMPFAVTQPPKSTIFGNPSLLAHDIPRSQVAKFYEDFLNKPQDLNHHVTINSYWQEDSNGKFGVDLDAFGPYLMPFKSYQYGIDNGFNAGACPVGDACNKNMRTDGQAAWLADVGQSVIDQYDFTFYLGAGQDESSSWQEFGSMLFASPQDVPDAWGPPAPTNPETVPGKNAARTRYVPWTSWKAAATIWPNANLPTATRKGSSIQAESSGMGTYAHEFSHILTILDNYNNPFGGERAYTGPWSMMSRGSFLGPGGPHSRWQIPPVNGASLGSQHMLRDKIKLGIIDEENVLRVDSAALANSGVVVAKVQARAAKQDPGELSGINIRIGRDASPVCGAVTFTCDGNGRGNSFYQNYTLEVVDRMGDDSFQGDHGVLISKTKDQDNAPFVWTIDANPQDINQVDYYDANGQPQMMTRGDFRQLLDAPFHAGTDSGSEYEYVDEANGLHFYVIDIERDAKGILSYTLAVKSLKGAGAVRRGVEVLGKGEAASAADMTGTTCSFTIENSGRTPSAAATAGHPEDLSAHLDSDVYRLSVATRGEGWSASLPNALATAKAGGTAEVLVNVKAAPGAKHQGAIVLTATSESDPTKVAHADCKVKSVR; from the coding sequence ATGCCGAGCAGGAGAGCCCCCCGGGGGCTGCGGTCGATGCGCAGCGTGCGGGTCGTGGCGGTGGCCGCTGCGGCGGTCGCGGCCGGAGCCCTGGCGCTGCCGGGCCAGTCGGCGACGGCGGCCAGTGGCGTGGTCGGGCCGATCGACCCGCAGAACTGGGTCAACCCGGACGCCATGACGTGGGCGGACTACAAGCCGGTCCCCGACACCGACTGGGCGAACAAGCTCACCGGCGACGTCCGTACCTTCAAGGGCGCCGTCGTGCTCGTGGACTACCCGGACATGCCCTTCGCGGTCACCCAGCCGCCGAAGTCCACGATCTTCGGCAACCCGAGCCTGTTGGCGCACGACATCCCGCGGTCGCAGGTCGCCAAGTTCTACGAGGACTTCCTCAACAAGCCCCAGGACCTCAACCACCACGTGACGATCAACTCGTACTGGCAGGAGGACAGCAACGGCAAGTTCGGCGTCGACCTCGACGCCTTCGGGCCGTACCTGATGCCGTTCAAGTCCTACCAGTACGGCATCGACAACGGCTTCAACGCCGGTGCCTGCCCGGTCGGCGACGCCTGCAACAAGAACATGCGGACCGACGGGCAGGCCGCGTGGCTCGCCGACGTCGGGCAGTCCGTGATCGACCAGTACGACTTCACGTTCTACCTCGGCGCTGGGCAGGACGAGTCGAGCAGCTGGCAGGAGTTCGGCTCCATGCTGTTCGCGTCCCCGCAGGACGTCCCGGACGCCTGGGGCCCGCCGGCGCCGACCAACCCGGAGACCGTGCCCGGCAAGAACGCCGCGCGCACCCGCTACGTGCCGTGGACCTCGTGGAAGGCCGCGGCCACCATCTGGCCCAATGCCAACCTGCCCACCGCGACGCGCAAGGGGTCCTCGATCCAGGCCGAGAGCTCGGGCATGGGCACCTACGCGCACGAGTTCAGCCACATCCTGACGATCCTCGACAACTACAACAACCCGTTCGGCGGTGAGCGCGCCTACACCGGCCCGTGGAGCATGATGAGCCGTGGGTCGTTCCTCGGCCCGGGCGGCCCGCACAGCCGGTGGCAGATCCCGCCGGTGAACGGCGCATCGCTGGGCTCGCAGCACATGCTGCGTGACAAGATCAAGCTCGGGATCATCGACGAGGAGAACGTCCTCCGGGTCGACAGCGCGGCTCTCGCGAACTCCGGCGTCGTGGTGGCGAAGGTGCAGGCCCGTGCCGCCAAGCAGGACCCGGGCGAGCTGTCGGGCATCAACATCCGCATCGGCCGTGACGCGAGCCCCGTGTGCGGCGCGGTCACCTTCACCTGTGACGGCAACGGCCGCGGCAACAGCTTCTACCAGAACTACACGCTGGAGGTTGTCGACCGCATGGGCGACGACTCCTTCCAGGGCGACCACGGCGTGCTGATCAGCAAGACCAAGGACCAGGACAACGCCCCCTTCGTCTGGACGATCGACGCCAACCCGCAGGACATCAACCAGGTCGACTACTACGACGCCAACGGGCAGCCGCAGATGATGACGCGCGGCGACTTCCGGCAGCTGCTGGACGCCCCGTTCCACGCCGGCACCGACTCGGGCAGTGAGTACGAGTACGTGGACGAGGCCAACGGCCTGCACTTCTACGTCATCGACATCGAGCGCGACGCGAAGGGCATCCTCAGCTACACGCTCGCCGTCAAGTCGCTCAAGGGGGCCGGGGCCGTCCGGCGTGGCGTCGAGGTCCTCGGCAAGGGCGAGGCCGCCAGCGCTGCCGACATGACCGGCACGACCTGCTCGTTCACCATCGAGAACAGCGGCCGTACGCCGTCCGCCGCCGCGACGGCCGGGCACCCGGAGGACCTCAGCGCGCACCTCGACTCCGACGTCTACCGCCTGTCGGTGGCGACACGAGGTGAGGGCTGGAGCGCCTCGCTGCCCAACGCCCTCGCGACCGCGAAGGCCGGGGGGACGGCCGAGGTGCTGGTGAACGTCAAGGCCGCTCCCGGCGCCAAGCACCAGGGCGCGATCGTCCTCACCGCGACGTCCGAGTCCGACCCGACCAAGGTCGCGCACGCGGACTGCAAGGTGAAGTCGGTTCGCTGA
- a CDS encoding HU family DNA-binding protein, translated as MNKSTLVDAISRDAGLGSAAAEAALSALVGAITRALAEGDKVTIPGFGTFEVRERAARSGRNPRTGEPMEIAASKAPAFKPATALKDAVST; from the coding sequence ATGAACAAGAGCACACTCGTCGACGCGATCTCGCGGGACGCGGGCCTGGGGTCCGCAGCCGCGGAGGCGGCTCTCTCCGCCCTCGTGGGCGCCATCACCCGCGCGCTGGCCGAGGGTGACAAGGTGACCATCCCCGGCTTCGGCACCTTCGAGGTCCGCGAGCGCGCCGCACGGTCGGGGCGCAACCCCCGGACGGGTGAGCCGATGGAGATCGCCGCCAGCAAGGCGCCGGCGTTCAAGCCGGCGACCGCGCTGAAGGACGCGGTGTCCACGTGA
- a CDS encoding choice-of-anchor M domain-containing protein, whose translation MSLVSGTVAPGVLASPAAAAPAATATVALSKGHVDLGARIIRGKLQMLVKDGTVAGRVTWREPAKTRYVVLGAAKTTVPSAKSYRFLGTAGAPLWMLPQTQRSDLLWPGWNTEEIKSNVVRGSVTWSLRGVRGPGAFALFTTGAFGAPQVLFDSDDTRADRVAIPLGTHAHGNWAFSKRGTYRLTFTMSARLVNGKNVSDTEVLTVQVQ comes from the coding sequence GTGTCGCTGGTGAGCGGCACCGTCGCCCCCGGTGTGCTCGCCTCTCCTGCCGCCGCCGCTCCCGCTGCGACGGCGACCGTGGCTCTGAGCAAGGGCCATGTCGACCTGGGCGCCCGCATCATCAGGGGCAAGCTGCAGATGCTCGTCAAGGACGGCACGGTCGCGGGCAGGGTGACCTGGCGCGAGCCCGCGAAGACCCGCTATGTCGTCCTCGGGGCCGCGAAGACCACGGTCCCGTCGGCGAAGAGCTACCGCTTCCTCGGCACGGCAGGCGCCCCGCTCTGGATGCTCCCGCAAACTCAGCGCTCGGACCTGCTGTGGCCGGGGTGGAACACCGAGGAGATCAAGAGCAACGTCGTGCGCGGCTCGGTGACCTGGAGCCTGCGCGGCGTCCGCGGCCCCGGCGCCTTCGCGCTCTTCACCACCGGGGCGTTCGGCGCGCCTCAGGTCTTGTTCGACAGCGATGACACGAGGGCTGACCGAGTGGCGATCCCGTTGGGCACCCATGCCCACGGCAACTGGGCCTTCTCCAAGCGCGGCACCTACCGGCTCACCTTCACCATGAGCGCGAGGCTGGTCAACGGAAAGAACGTCAGCGACACCGAGGTGCTCACCGTCCAGGTGCAGTAG
- a CDS encoding anchored repeat-type ABC transporter permease subunit, whose protein sequence is MTPVEFFTDLFNPELSFLPKALAVAVMSSVICGIVGCYVVLRGMAFIGDAVAHAVFPGLAVAFVLGGSLVIGGTVAGVLTAVLVAVFSQNRRLKEDSIIGIFFVAAFALGVVIISRAPGYAGSLQQFLFGSITGIPDSDLYVVGITGLAVLAVVFLLHKELVTISLDRESARALGVKVFWLDLVLYVLVTLAVVISVQTIGNILVLALLITPASTARLLTDRLSIMMVLAPLIGGVSALVGLYVSWSWDFPTGGTIVLVLTAAFLLGWFLGPRHGLVGRLRRGRTPLVDDPGVLAPADGAAVLVGAHADVPEAVDGGRA, encoded by the coding sequence ATGACCCCTGTCGAGTTCTTCACCGATCTCTTCAATCCTGAACTGTCCTTCCTCCCGAAGGCATTGGCCGTCGCCGTGATGTCCTCGGTCATCTGCGGCATCGTCGGCTGCTACGTCGTGCTGCGCGGCATGGCTTTCATCGGCGACGCCGTCGCCCATGCCGTCTTCCCCGGCCTCGCGGTGGCGTTCGTCCTCGGCGGCAGCCTGGTGATCGGGGGCACGGTCGCCGGGGTCCTCACCGCGGTCCTCGTGGCCGTGTTCTCGCAGAACCGGCGATTGAAGGAGGACTCCATCATCGGGATCTTCTTCGTCGCCGCGTTCGCCCTGGGCGTCGTCATCATCTCGAGGGCGCCGGGCTACGCCGGCTCCCTGCAGCAGTTCCTCTTCGGTTCCATCACCGGCATCCCGGACAGCGACCTCTACGTCGTGGGGATCACCGGGCTCGCAGTCCTCGCCGTGGTCTTCCTGCTGCACAAGGAGCTCGTCACGATCTCGCTGGACCGGGAGTCGGCACGGGCGCTCGGCGTGAAGGTCTTCTGGCTCGACCTCGTGCTCTACGTGCTGGTCACCCTCGCCGTCGTCATCAGCGTGCAGACCATCGGCAACATCCTCGTGCTGGCCCTGCTCATCACGCCCGCCTCGACCGCCCGGCTGCTCACCGACCGGCTGAGCATCATGATGGTGCTCGCGCCGCTCATCGGCGGCGTCTCGGCCCTGGTGGGGCTCTATGTCTCCTGGTCCTGGGACTTCCCGACCGGCGGCACGATCGTGCTCGTGCTCACGGCCGCCTTCCTGCTCGGATGGTTCCTCGGCCCGCGGCACGGCCTGGTCGGCCGGCTCCGCCGGGGGCGTACACCGCTCGTCGACGACCCGGGTGTGCTGGCGCCTGCTGACGGCGCTGCCGTGCTCGTCGGCGCGCACGCGGACGTGCCGGAGGCGGTGGACGGCGGTCGCGCCTGA